One stretch of Clavibacter michiganensis DNA includes these proteins:
- a CDS encoding ADP-dependent NAD(P)H-hydrate dehydratase: MSDAHDDHAPDGWIRQDAERTRRAIRLPQDDDDKYTRGVLGVRTGSDRYPGAAVLGVEAAARTGVGMIRYLGTAGASASVLARRPEVVTADGRVQAWLVGSGMDRAHRDDAATDAIVAALEQGLPAVVDAGALDLVGHATGPVVVTPHFRELSRLLDGAGIEASAEDIVADAPGWAERAARELGVCVLLKGATTYVVGGGTRVAVRAGTPWLSTAGSGDVLGGVLGALVAGASARIADAADPLAGLADVAAAAAWLHGRAGGIASGGGPITALDVAEAMPRAVRETLAGSGA; this comes from the coding sequence ATGAGCGACGCGCACGACGACCACGCACCCGACGGCTGGATCCGGCAGGACGCCGAACGGACCCGCCGGGCGATCCGCCTCCCGCAGGACGACGACGACAAGTACACGCGCGGCGTGCTCGGCGTCCGCACGGGCTCCGACCGCTACCCGGGTGCCGCGGTCCTCGGCGTCGAGGCGGCCGCGCGCACGGGCGTCGGCATGATCCGCTACCTCGGGACCGCGGGCGCGTCCGCCTCCGTGCTCGCCCGCCGCCCCGAGGTCGTCACGGCGGACGGCCGCGTGCAGGCATGGCTCGTCGGATCCGGCATGGACCGGGCGCACCGCGACGACGCCGCGACCGACGCGATCGTCGCCGCTCTCGAGCAGGGCCTGCCCGCGGTCGTCGACGCCGGCGCGCTCGACCTGGTCGGCCACGCGACGGGTCCGGTGGTCGTCACGCCCCACTTCCGCGAGCTGTCGCGGCTGCTCGACGGCGCCGGCATCGAGGCCTCGGCGGAGGACATCGTGGCGGACGCCCCGGGCTGGGCCGAGCGGGCGGCGCGGGAGCTCGGCGTGTGCGTCCTGCTCAAGGGCGCGACCACGTACGTGGTCGGCGGCGGGACGCGCGTCGCGGTGCGCGCCGGGACGCCGTGGCTCTCGACGGCGGGCTCGGGCGACGTCCTGGGCGGCGTGCTCGGGGCGCTGGTCGCGGGGGCGTCCGCGCGGATCGCCGACGCGGCGGATCCGCTCGCGGGCCTCGCCGACGTCGCCGCGGCCGCCGCCTGGCTGCACGGCCGCGCGGGCGGCATCGCGTCCGGCGGCGGACCGATCACGGCCCTCGACGTCGCCGAGGCGATGCCGAGGGCCGTGCGGGAGACGCTGGCGGGATCCGGCGCCTAG
- the metX gene encoding homoserine O-acetyltransferase MetX, with product MDWQTPEDTVPSSLVTDAQIRSLIGRPPASGAWREGDPVADRLFAQVGGIDLEAGGRIPSVRVAYETFGERAPDGRNAVLVLHALTGDSHLRGPAGPGQPTGGWWSGIVGPGLAIDTDRWFVVAPNMLGGCQGTTGPASLARDGAEWGARFPYITIRDQVRVQAALADALDIDVWAAVVGGSMGGMQALEWGAGFPDRMRRLAVLAAPAIASADQIALNSVQAEAIRMDPAYRDGDYLDAADGDGPHRGLALARRMALLNYRSPDELNQRFSRSWQSGISPMGDEGRYAVESYLDFHGNKFTRRFDATSYIRLIDAMSSHDVGRDRGGVEAALARVRAATLVVGIDSDRLFPVPDQQRIAQAVPGSIDGGEVVVISSDYGHDGFLIENEAVGRELARLLDTPV from the coding sequence ATGGACTGGCAGACACCCGAGGACACCGTCCCGTCGAGCCTCGTGACGGACGCGCAGATCCGCTCCCTGATCGGCCGCCCGCCCGCGTCGGGCGCGTGGCGCGAGGGCGACCCCGTCGCCGACCGCCTGTTCGCGCAGGTGGGCGGCATCGATCTGGAGGCGGGCGGCCGGATCCCCTCCGTGCGGGTCGCGTACGAGACCTTCGGCGAGCGCGCCCCGGACGGACGCAACGCCGTGCTGGTGCTGCACGCGCTCACGGGCGACAGCCACCTCCGCGGGCCAGCGGGTCCCGGGCAGCCGACGGGCGGGTGGTGGTCGGGCATCGTGGGGCCGGGCCTCGCGATCGACACCGACCGCTGGTTCGTCGTGGCCCCCAACATGCTGGGCGGCTGCCAGGGCACGACCGGTCCCGCCTCCCTCGCGCGCGACGGCGCCGAGTGGGGCGCCCGGTTCCCCTACATCACCATCCGCGACCAGGTCCGGGTGCAGGCCGCCCTCGCGGACGCGCTCGACATCGACGTGTGGGCGGCGGTCGTCGGCGGGTCCATGGGCGGGATGCAGGCGCTCGAGTGGGGCGCGGGGTTCCCCGACCGGATGCGCCGGCTCGCCGTCCTCGCGGCTCCCGCCATCGCGAGCGCCGACCAGATCGCTCTCAACTCGGTGCAGGCCGAGGCGATCCGGATGGATCCCGCCTACCGCGACGGCGACTACCTCGACGCGGCCGACGGCGACGGCCCGCACCGCGGCCTCGCGCTCGCGCGCCGCATGGCGCTGCTCAACTACCGGAGCCCGGACGAGCTGAACCAGCGCTTCTCCCGCTCCTGGCAGAGCGGCATCAGCCCGATGGGCGACGAGGGCCGCTACGCCGTGGAGTCGTACCTCGACTTCCACGGCAACAAGTTCACCCGGCGCTTCGACGCGACCAGCTACATCCGCCTCATCGACGCGATGAGCTCGCACGACGTGGGCCGCGACCGCGGCGGCGTGGAGGCGGCGCTCGCGCGGGTGCGGGCCGCGACCCTCGTGGTCGGGATCGACAGCGACCGGCTGTTCCCCGTGCCGGACCAGCAGCGCATCGCGCAGGCCGTGCCCGGGTCGATCGACGGCGGCGAGGTCGTCGTGATCTCCTCCGACTACGGTCACGACGGGTTCCTCATCGAGAACGAGGCCGTGGGCCGCGAGCTCGCCCGCCTGCTCGACACCCCCGTCTAG
- a CDS encoding response regulator transcription factor, giving the protein MSAENRPITLAIVDDHRMLLGALTEWIRNAASDIEMVAAVSTWPDLLTHPRFPVDVVLLDLDLKDNLPISLKIATLKTTGVKTVLMSTYSEPNVVREALASGALGYLVKSEDASMIVDAIRLAADGQSYISAELDLAINSTDVGGVPKLSAQERRVMALYGGGEPVKSVAYSLGISEETAKSYLKRIREKYRVAGFDVGTKVALRKRAIQDGILLQGE; this is encoded by the coding sequence GTGTCAGCTGAGAACCGACCGATCACCCTCGCCATCGTGGACGACCACAGGATGCTGCTCGGGGCCCTGACCGAGTGGATCCGCAACGCCGCGTCCGACATCGAGATGGTCGCCGCCGTGTCCACGTGGCCGGATCTGCTGACGCATCCGCGGTTCCCCGTCGACGTCGTGCTCCTCGACCTCGACCTCAAGGACAACCTGCCTATCTCGCTGAAGATCGCCACGCTGAAGACCACCGGCGTCAAGACCGTGCTGATGAGCACCTACTCGGAGCCCAACGTCGTGCGCGAGGCGCTGGCCTCGGGCGCGCTCGGCTACCTCGTGAAGAGCGAGGACGCGAGCATGATCGTCGACGCGATCCGCCTCGCCGCCGACGGCCAGTCGTACATCTCCGCCGAGCTCGACCTGGCGATCAACAGCACCGACGTCGGCGGCGTGCCGAAGCTCAGCGCGCAGGAGCGCCGGGTCATGGCGCTCTACGGCGGCGGCGAGCCCGTCAAGTCGGTCGCCTACAGCCTCGGCATCTCCGAGGAGACGGCCAAGTCGTACCTCAAGCGGATCCGCGAGAAGTACCGCGTCGCGGGGTTCGACGTGGGCACCAAGGTGGCGCTGCGGAAGCGGGCGATCCAGGACGGCATCCTGCTCCAGGGCGAGTAG
- a CDS encoding sensor histidine kinase, which produces MDRMKRERERLLQRTARVYGLSFTAVAAACILLPGEIPVPAAAGSVALLAVLAVAQWRIGTDARVRWMVVVIVAGIAAMVVAQLGGRSASSLTALTHVSVGAVGSLALLETIRPGRLRVVAAAFVLTSVVAVGASWDTAGFPYVVLVHVFGWMLAGILGYWLSVAVHRVGRRITDIGRAHRAERMASELEAQRRQGARLLHDTVLATLTLLAHSGVGVTPQAMRQQAADDARLLRQLRLGANPTPQASGGYTLEPVEQSVLGNTLESVKQRFGRMGLEVSWHGTGQVLLPSDILDAFLLSLAECLENVRRHAGVTEAHVTITDDDTTVRAMVTDAGVGFDLAHVDQAKLGFKESVVARLTDVGGNARLFSSPGSGTTVVLEVPK; this is translated from the coding sequence ATGGATCGCATGAAGCGCGAGCGCGAGCGCCTGCTGCAGCGGACCGCACGCGTCTACGGCCTCAGCTTCACCGCGGTCGCGGCCGCGTGCATCCTGCTGCCGGGCGAGATCCCGGTGCCCGCGGCGGCCGGCAGCGTCGCGCTCCTCGCCGTCCTCGCCGTCGCCCAGTGGCGGATCGGGACCGACGCGCGCGTGAGGTGGATGGTCGTGGTGATCGTCGCCGGCATCGCGGCCATGGTCGTCGCCCAGCTCGGCGGGCGCTCGGCGTCGTCGCTCACCGCGCTCACCCACGTCTCCGTGGGCGCCGTCGGGTCGCTCGCCCTCCTCGAGACCATCCGCCCGGGCCGGCTCCGCGTCGTGGCGGCCGCCTTCGTGCTCACCAGCGTCGTCGCGGTCGGGGCCTCCTGGGACACCGCGGGCTTCCCCTACGTCGTGCTCGTGCACGTGTTCGGCTGGATGCTCGCCGGCATCCTCGGCTACTGGCTGAGCGTGGCCGTGCACCGGGTCGGTCGCCGCATCACCGACATCGGGCGCGCCCACCGCGCCGAGCGCATGGCGAGCGAGCTGGAGGCCCAGCGACGCCAGGGCGCGCGGCTCCTGCACGACACCGTGCTCGCCACCCTCACCCTCCTCGCGCACTCCGGGGTCGGCGTGACCCCGCAGGCCATGCGCCAGCAGGCGGCCGACGACGCGCGCCTCCTGCGCCAGCTCCGCCTGGGCGCGAACCCCACCCCGCAGGCGTCGGGCGGCTACACCCTCGAGCCCGTGGAGCAGTCCGTGCTCGGCAACACGCTGGAGTCGGTCAAGCAGCGCTTCGGGCGGATGGGCCTCGAGGTCAGCTGGCACGGCACCGGCCAGGTCCTGCTGCCGAGCGACATCCTCGACGCCTTCCTCCTCTCGCTCGCGGAGTGCCTGGAGAACGTGCGGCGGCACGCGGGCGTCACCGAGGCGCACGTCACCATCACCGACGACGACACCACCGTCCGCGCCATGGTCACCGACGCCGGCGTCGGCTTCGACCTCGCGCACGTGGACCAGGCGAAGCTCGGCTTCAAGGAGTCGGTCGTCGCGCGCCTCACGGACGTGGGCGGCAACGCCCGGCTGTTCTCCTCCCCCGGATCCGGGACGACGGTCGTCCTCGAGGTGCCGAAGTGA
- a CDS encoding NADH:flavin oxidoreductase/NADH oxidase yields MTTSPLFEPITVRGVTARNRIWVAPMCQYSIDARDGIPGAWHLAHLGSFARGGAGLVMAEATGVSPEARITPEDTGIWDDAQRDAWKPIVDFIHEMGSVAAIQLAHAGRKASTYSFSGRGTMPAEEGGWETVAPSAEPFPGYGTPVALDADGIRKVVDDFAAAARRAVDAGFDVLELHAAHGYLLHQFLSPLSNHRDDEFGGSLENRARLLLQVIDAVRAEVPDVPLLVRFSATDWAGDAGWDEQQTATVAGWAAEHGADFFDISTGGNTTGVTIPVAPGYQVPFAEYVKEHAKVALNAVGLITEPAQAEAVVAEGRADAVMLGREMLRDPHFALRAAHELGVEIDYWPKQYDRARWAA; encoded by the coding sequence ATGACCACGTCCCCGCTCTTCGAGCCGATCACCGTCCGCGGCGTCACCGCACGCAACCGCATCTGGGTCGCACCGATGTGCCAGTACAGCATCGACGCGCGCGACGGCATCCCGGGCGCGTGGCACCTCGCGCACCTGGGCTCGTTCGCGCGCGGCGGCGCCGGGCTCGTGATGGCCGAGGCCACGGGCGTCAGCCCCGAGGCGCGCATCACGCCCGAGGACACCGGCATCTGGGACGACGCGCAGCGCGACGCGTGGAAGCCGATCGTCGACTTCATCCACGAGATGGGCTCGGTCGCCGCGATCCAGCTCGCGCACGCCGGCCGCAAGGCGTCCACCTACTCGTTCTCGGGCCGCGGCACCATGCCCGCCGAGGAGGGCGGCTGGGAGACGGTCGCCCCGTCGGCCGAGCCCTTCCCTGGCTACGGCACGCCCGTGGCGCTCGACGCCGACGGGATCCGCAAGGTCGTCGACGACTTCGCCGCGGCCGCCCGCCGGGCGGTCGACGCGGGCTTCGACGTACTCGAGCTCCACGCCGCGCACGGCTACCTCCTGCACCAGTTCCTCTCGCCCCTCAGCAACCACCGCGACGACGAGTTCGGCGGCAGCCTGGAGAACCGGGCGCGCCTGCTCCTCCAGGTGATCGACGCCGTGCGCGCCGAGGTGCCCGACGTGCCGCTGCTGGTGCGCTTCTCCGCCACCGACTGGGCGGGCGACGCCGGATGGGACGAGCAGCAGACCGCGACCGTCGCCGGCTGGGCCGCCGAGCACGGCGCCGACTTCTTCGACATCTCCACGGGCGGGAACACCACGGGCGTCACGATCCCCGTCGCGCCCGGCTACCAGGTGCCCTTCGCCGAGTACGTGAAGGAGCACGCGAAGGTCGCGCTCAACGCCGTGGGCCTCATCACCGAGCCCGCGCAGGCGGAGGCGGTCGTCGCCGAGGGCCGCGCGGACGCCGTGATGCTCGGCCGCGAGATGCTCCGCGACCCGCACTTCGCGCTGCGGGCCGCGCACGAGCTGGGCGTCGAGATCGACTACTGGCCCAAGCAGTACGACCGCGCGCGCTGGGCCGCCTGA
- a CDS encoding MFS transporter, giving the protein MNPPSSGRATLSPARIRIALLALAMGGFAIGTTEFVAMGLLPQLASDLLPEVAARSAEAANAQAGTLISAYALGVVVGAPTIAAASARAPRRKLLLWLLLAFTLGTVLSAILPSFGLVVVARFVAGLPHGAYFGIASLVAAQLMGEGKRARGVAFVLAGLTIANVIGVPIVTWIGQNAGWRVAYLVVAAIFAATFVAVFLAVPAQDGNPEATLRRELRAFTRLQVWLALLIGAIGFGGFFAVYTFVSPMVTEVTGLPEWSVPLALVVVGLGMTVGNLAGGWWADRDVKAALLSLFGLLIASLVGLVLTASNPVGLFAFLFLIGGSAAALSPGIQIRLMDVAHDSQSIAAALNHSALNTGNAVGAALGGVTVAAGLGYTSPALVGVGLSVAGLLIALASFGLDRHRRASRRAADGGRPTTQPIALGG; this is encoded by the coding sequence GTGAATCCCCCCTCCTCCGGGCGGGCGACCCTGTCGCCGGCCCGCATCCGCATCGCCCTGCTCGCCCTCGCGATGGGCGGGTTCGCCATCGGCACCACCGAGTTCGTCGCCATGGGGCTGCTGCCGCAGCTGGCCTCCGACCTGCTGCCCGAGGTGGCCGCGCGCTCCGCGGAGGCCGCCAATGCGCAGGCCGGCACGCTGATCAGCGCCTACGCCCTCGGCGTCGTGGTGGGCGCGCCCACCATCGCCGCCGCGTCGGCCCGAGCGCCGCGGCGGAAGCTCCTGCTGTGGCTGCTGCTCGCCTTCACGCTCGGCACGGTCCTCAGCGCGATCCTCCCGAGCTTCGGCCTCGTCGTCGTGGCCCGCTTCGTCGCGGGCCTGCCGCACGGCGCCTACTTCGGGATCGCGTCGCTCGTCGCGGCGCAGCTCATGGGGGAGGGCAAGAGGGCCCGGGGCGTCGCCTTCGTGCTCGCCGGGCTCACCATCGCCAACGTCATCGGCGTGCCCATCGTCACGTGGATCGGGCAGAACGCGGGCTGGCGCGTCGCCTACCTCGTGGTCGCCGCGATCTTCGCCGCCACCTTCGTGGCCGTCTTCCTGGCCGTGCCGGCGCAGGACGGGAACCCCGAGGCCACGCTGCGGCGCGAGCTACGCGCGTTCACGCGCCTGCAGGTCTGGCTCGCGCTCCTCATCGGCGCGATCGGCTTCGGGGGCTTCTTCGCCGTCTACACGTTCGTCTCGCCCATGGTCACGGAGGTGACGGGGCTGCCCGAGTGGTCGGTGCCGCTCGCGCTCGTGGTCGTCGGACTCGGCATGACGGTCGGCAACCTCGCGGGTGGATGGTGGGCGGACCGGGACGTGAAGGCGGCCCTGCTCTCGCTCTTCGGGCTCCTGATCGCGTCGCTCGTGGGGTTGGTGCTCACCGCGTCGAACCCCGTGGGGCTCTTCGCGTTCCTGTTCCTCATCGGCGGGTCGGCGGCGGCGCTGTCGCCCGGGATCCAGATCCGGCTGATGGATGTCGCGCACGACTCGCAGTCCATCGCCGCGGCGCTCAACCACTCGGCGCTCAACACCGGCAACGCGGTCGGCGCGGCGCTCGGCGGCGTGACGGTCGCGGCGGGGCTCGGCTACACGTCGCCGGCGCTCGTGGGCGTGGGGCTCAGCGTGGCCGGCCTCCTCATCGCGCTGGCGAGCTTCGGCCTCGACCGGCACCGACGCGCATCCCGCCGGGCGGCGGACGGCGGACGGCCCACCACGCAGCCGATCGCGCTCGGCGGCTGA
- a CDS encoding response regulator transcription factor, giving the protein MSRRPLHATGQGQRVRVALVDDHVLLLDGLSARLSRPRTGVEVVATSPTWNGLVRDDRFPEAFDVVVLDLALRDEVPVAQKIRTLTGAGLTSVLLSTHADPSTIHGAMRAGASAVVPKAESSEELIASIHAAADGTPRQSALVQQAMQDFHAEEDPRLGQQEQRALVLYAGGRSIRDVAEAMSTTEETVKSYIKRGRRKYLHAGTDLGTKLLLRRHAIRHGWIAPE; this is encoded by the coding sequence ATGAGCCGACGTCCGCTGCACGCGACGGGCCAGGGCCAACGGGTCCGCGTGGCGCTGGTCGACGACCACGTCCTCCTGCTCGACGGCCTGAGCGCCCGGCTCTCCCGTCCCCGCACGGGCGTCGAGGTGGTCGCGACCTCCCCCACCTGGAACGGGCTCGTGCGCGACGACCGCTTCCCGGAGGCGTTCGACGTCGTCGTCCTCGACCTCGCGCTCCGCGACGAGGTCCCGGTCGCTCAGAAGATCCGCACGCTCACGGGCGCCGGCCTCACGTCCGTGCTGCTGAGCACGCACGCCGACCCGTCGACGATCCACGGCGCCATGCGCGCGGGCGCGTCCGCCGTGGTGCCCAAGGCCGAGTCGTCGGAGGAGCTGATCGCCAGCATCCACGCGGCCGCCGACGGGACGCCCCGGCAGAGCGCGCTCGTGCAGCAGGCGATGCAGGACTTCCACGCCGAGGAGGACCCGCGGCTCGGACAGCAGGAGCAGCGCGCGCTCGTGCTCTACGCGGGCGGGCGGTCGATCCGCGACGTGGCGGAGGCGATGAGCACGACGGAGGAGACCGTCAAGTCGTACATCAAGCGGGGACGCCGCAAGTACCTGCACGCGGGCACGGACCTCGGGACCAAGCTCCTGCTGCGGCGTCACGCGATCCGCCACGGCTGGATCGCGCCGGAGTAG
- a CDS encoding YceI family protein: protein MDKKTKITIGVAGGVVILVGAFAAFGGPIYKQLAGTPDAAPTLASTPAAGGAVGDLSGDWTVGGSSYAGYRVDEVLNGTPVTVNGRTDAVTGDITVAGSQVTKGTMTVDVTKIHTDQPPRDAYFQNEAMKTGDFPTATFTLTQPIAADGVESGVPATYDVTGDLTLHGVTKSVTAQMQASFTSDGGQIVGSIPITFQDFGVQAPSLGFVTVEDHGSVEFSLDVAKA from the coding sequence ATGGACAAGAAGACGAAGATCACCATCGGGGTCGCGGGCGGCGTGGTCATCCTCGTCGGCGCCTTCGCGGCGTTCGGCGGACCCATCTACAAGCAGCTGGCGGGCACGCCCGACGCCGCCCCCACCCTCGCGTCGACCCCCGCGGCGGGCGGCGCGGTCGGCGATCTGTCCGGCGACTGGACCGTCGGCGGGTCCTCCTACGCCGGCTACCGCGTCGACGAGGTGCTCAACGGCACGCCCGTCACCGTCAACGGCCGGACGGACGCCGTCACGGGCGACATCACGGTCGCGGGATCGCAGGTCACGAAGGGCACGATGACGGTCGACGTGACCAAGATCCACACGGACCAGCCGCCGCGCGACGCCTACTTCCAGAACGAGGCCATGAAGACGGGCGACTTCCCGACCGCCACCTTCACGCTCACGCAGCCGATCGCGGCCGACGGCGTCGAGTCCGGCGTCCCGGCGACGTACGACGTGACCGGCGACCTCACGCTCCACGGCGTGACGAAGAGCGTGACCGCGCAGATGCAGGCGAGCTTCACGTCCGACGGCGGGCAGATCGTGGGCTCGATCCCCATCACGTTCCAGGACTTCGGCGTGCAGGCGCCGAGCCTCGGCTTCGTGACGGTCGAGGACCACGGCTCCGTCGAGTTCTCGCTCGACGTCGCCAAGGCCTAG
- a CDS encoding bifunctional o-acetylhomoserine/o-acetylserine sulfhydrylase translates to MSDHDEDRAAGWRFETQQIHAGAAPDPVTHARATPIYQTTSYVFDDSQHAQDLFALAQPGNIYTRIMNPTQAVVEERVAALEGGSAALLVASGQSASTFAVLNIAQAGDHIVSSSSIYGGTYNLFKYTLAKLGIETTFVEDQDDPAAWARAVRPNTKLFFAETIGNPRINILDIRAVADQAHQAGVPLIVDNTIATPYLIRPFEHGADVVVHSATKFLGGHGTVIGGLVVDGGRFPWSEHGERFPGLTTPDPSYHGVTYTEAVGDGVAYITKARVQLLRDLGASIAPASAWQLIQGIETLSLRIERHVQNAQAVAEWLDAHEDIADVYYAGLPTSPSYAAANRYAPRGVGAVLSFELKGGVDAGRALVDSLQLFSHLANIGDVRSLVIHPASTTHAQLTPEQQLTAGVTPGLVRLSVGLESIDDIIEDLAAGLRSARAVKDGAAVASLSGARPSRA, encoded by the coding sequence ATGAGCGACCACGACGAGGACAGGGCAGCGGGCTGGCGCTTCGAGACGCAGCAGATCCACGCGGGAGCGGCCCCCGATCCCGTCACCCACGCGCGTGCCACGCCCATCTACCAGACGACGTCCTACGTGTTCGACGACTCCCAGCACGCGCAGGACCTCTTCGCGCTGGCGCAGCCGGGCAACATCTACACGCGGATCATGAACCCGACGCAGGCCGTCGTCGAGGAGCGCGTCGCCGCCCTGGAGGGCGGATCGGCCGCGCTGCTCGTCGCATCCGGGCAGTCGGCCTCGACGTTCGCGGTCCTCAACATCGCGCAGGCGGGCGACCACATCGTCTCGAGCTCGTCGATCTACGGCGGCACCTACAACCTCTTCAAGTACACGCTCGCGAAGCTCGGGATCGAGACGACCTTCGTGGAGGACCAGGACGACCCGGCTGCATGGGCCCGGGCCGTGCGCCCGAACACCAAGCTGTTCTTCGCGGAGACGATCGGGAACCCGCGCATCAACATCCTCGACATCCGCGCCGTCGCCGACCAGGCGCACCAGGCGGGCGTCCCGCTCATCGTCGACAACACGATCGCGACGCCGTACCTCATCCGCCCGTTCGAGCACGGCGCGGACGTCGTGGTGCACTCGGCGACGAAGTTCCTCGGCGGCCACGGCACGGTCATCGGCGGCCTCGTCGTGGACGGGGGCCGCTTCCCGTGGTCCGAGCACGGCGAGCGTTTCCCCGGCCTCACGACGCCCGACCCCTCGTACCACGGCGTCACGTACACCGAGGCGGTCGGCGACGGCGTCGCGTACATCACCAAGGCGCGCGTGCAGCTGCTGCGCGACCTCGGCGCGTCCATCGCCCCGGCGAGCGCCTGGCAGCTCATCCAGGGCATCGAGACGCTGAGCCTCCGGATCGAGCGGCACGTGCAGAACGCGCAGGCGGTCGCGGAGTGGCTCGACGCGCACGAGGACATCGCGGACGTCTACTACGCGGGCCTGCCGACGAGCCCCTCCTACGCCGCCGCGAACCGGTACGCGCCGCGCGGCGTGGGCGCCGTCCTCTCCTTCGAGCTGAAGGGCGGGGTGGACGCCGGGCGCGCGCTCGTCGACTCGCTGCAGCTGTTCAGCCACCTGGCGAACATCGGGGACGTGCGGAGCCTCGTCATCCACCCGGCGTCGACCACCCACGCGCAGCTGACGCCGGAGCAGCAGCTGACGGCGGGCGTCACGCCGGGACTCGTCCGCCTCTCGGTCGGGCTCGAGAGCATCGACGACATCATCGAGGACCTCGCAGCCGGGCTCCGCTCCGCGCGGGCCGTCAAGGACGGCGCCGCGGTCGCCTCGCTCTCGGGCGCCCGCCCGAGCCGGGCGTAA
- a CDS encoding thiamine-binding protein translates to MLVAFSVAPSGGDAPDASVHDAVAAAVAVVRASGLPNRTDAMFTTIEGDWDEVFDVVRRATEAVAPFGTRVSLVLKADIRPGYEGELTGKLDRLEQAIEARGTDS, encoded by the coding sequence ATGCTCGTCGCCTTCTCCGTCGCACCCAGCGGGGGCGACGCGCCCGACGCCTCCGTGCACGACGCCGTGGCCGCCGCGGTGGCCGTGGTCCGCGCCTCCGGCCTGCCGAACCGCACCGACGCCATGTTCACCACGATCGAGGGCGACTGGGACGAGGTCTTCGACGTCGTGCGCCGGGCGACCGAGGCCGTCGCGCCCTTCGGCACGCGCGTGTCGCTCGTGCTGAAGGCGGACATCCGACCCGGCTACGAGGGCGAGCTGACGGGCAAGCTCGACCGCCTCGAGCAGGCGATCGAGGCACGCGGCACCGACTCCTGA
- a CDS encoding SDR family NAD(P)-dependent oxidoreductase, whose protein sequence is MSTAKRVVVTGASSGIGAATVRLFRSRGWDVVGVARREDRLRALAEETGATYAVADLTVQADVDALRDHLRETGDVHALVNNAGGAVGTDSVEGGSAEDWAWMYEINVLAVQRVTSALLPLLRAGVPAGGSADVVTVSSIAAHVPYEGGGGYNAAKAAVHAMLGVLRLELAGEPIRVIEIAPGQVRTEEFSLVRFGGDRAKADAVYDGVPGPLTAEDVAEAIVHAVELPPHVNVDLLTLKPVAQAAPHKLMRKPLAVREELTDRG, encoded by the coding sequence ATGTCCACAGCCAAGAGGGTCGTCGTCACGGGTGCGAGCTCGGGGATCGGCGCCGCCACCGTCCGCCTGTTCCGGAGCCGGGGGTGGGACGTCGTCGGCGTCGCCCGCCGCGAGGACCGCCTGCGCGCGCTCGCCGAGGAGACCGGGGCCACGTATGCGGTCGCCGACCTCACCGTGCAGGCCGACGTCGACGCGCTCCGCGACCACCTCCGCGAGACGGGCGACGTGCACGCGCTCGTGAACAACGCCGGGGGAGCCGTCGGCACCGACTCCGTCGAGGGCGGTTCGGCGGAGGACTGGGCCTGGATGTACGAGATCAACGTGCTCGCCGTGCAGCGCGTGACGAGCGCTCTCCTGCCGCTCCTCCGCGCCGGCGTGCCCGCGGGCGGCAGCGCCGACGTCGTGACCGTGAGCTCGATCGCCGCGCACGTGCCCTACGAGGGCGGCGGCGGCTACAACGCCGCCAAGGCCGCGGTGCACGCGATGCTCGGCGTGCTCCGCCTGGAGCTCGCGGGGGAGCCCATCCGCGTGATCGAGATCGCGCCGGGCCAGGTGCGCACGGAGGAGTTCTCGCTCGTGCGCTTCGGCGGCGACCGCGCGAAGGCCGACGCGGTGTACGACGGCGTGCCCGGACCGCTGACGGCGGAGGACGTGGCCGAGGCCATCGTGCACGCCGTGGAGCTGCCGCCGCACGTGAACGTGGACCTGCTCACCCTGAAGCCCGTGGCCCAGGCGGCCCCGCACAAGCTCATGCGGAAGCCGCTCGCGGTCCGCGAGGAGCTCACCGACCGGGGCTGA